The following are encoded in a window of Miltoncostaea marina genomic DNA:
- a CDS encoding cation:proton antiporter, whose product MLVTLVVASALAGRLRLSAIPIFIVAGILLGPSPGFPEVVSPSEGTELLARLGIVLLLFFLGLEFSLDRLTAARRMVVVGGAIDLVVNAGLGLLVGVLLLGPSPEAVLLAGLIYISSSGIVTRALFDLRRLADDETDLVLGVLVFEDLAIALFLGIAAALATGEAVGGLEIAGTAGLALGFVIACLLLGRWAHHVFDRIGPRLDREQLLLGALAVAIGGGALGEAAGLSEAVGALLAGILLSGSEVRDQIEQQLLGLRDFAAAIFFFAFGLEVDLSEADDAGLWLAAAVPVAVIGKLVAGFVAGRANGFSPRQSVNVGAALVARGEFTIILAGLAAGGAALDAEFRGLVAPFAGLFVLVTAVAGVVLMRESRRIGRLAFPPRAVRRESRR is encoded by the coding sequence GTGCTCGTGACGCTCGTCGTCGCGAGCGCGCTCGCGGGACGGCTGCGCCTGTCGGCGATCCCGATCTTCATCGTCGCGGGGATCCTGCTCGGCCCGTCCCCCGGGTTCCCGGAGGTGGTCTCGCCGTCCGAGGGCACGGAGCTGCTCGCCCGCCTCGGCATCGTGCTGCTGCTGTTCTTCCTGGGGCTCGAGTTCTCGCTCGACCGGCTGACGGCCGCCCGCCGGATGGTCGTGGTGGGCGGCGCGATCGACCTCGTGGTCAACGCCGGGCTCGGGTTGCTGGTGGGGGTGCTGCTGCTCGGCCCATCGCCCGAGGCGGTGCTGCTGGCGGGGCTGATCTACATCTCCAGCAGCGGCATCGTCACCCGCGCGCTCTTCGACCTGCGCCGCCTGGCCGACGACGAGACCGACCTGGTGCTGGGCGTGCTGGTGTTCGAGGACCTCGCGATCGCGCTCTTCCTGGGCATCGCGGCGGCCCTCGCCACCGGCGAGGCGGTGGGCGGCCTCGAGATCGCGGGCACCGCGGGCCTGGCGCTCGGCTTCGTGATCGCCTGCCTGCTGCTGGGGCGCTGGGCGCACCACGTCTTCGACCGCATCGGGCCGCGCCTCGATCGCGAGCAGCTGCTGCTGGGCGCGCTGGCGGTGGCGATCGGGGGCGGCGCGCTCGGCGAGGCGGCCGGGCTGTCGGAGGCGGTCGGCGCCCTGCTGGCCGGCATCCTGCTGTCGGGATCGGAGGTGCGCGACCAGATCGAGCAGCAGCTCCTCGGCCTGCGCGACTTCGCGGCGGCCATCTTCTTCTTCGCCTTCGGCCTCGAGGTCGACCTGAGCGAGGCCGACGACGCCGGGCTGTGGCTGGCGGCCGCCGTGCCGGTTGCGGTCATCGGTAAGCTCGTCGCCGGGTTCGTCGCCGGCCGGGCCAACGGCTTCTCGCCGCGCCAGAGCGTCAACGTGGGCGCGGCCCTGGTCGCGCGGGGGGAGTTCACGATCATCCTCGCCGGCCTGGCGGCCGGAGGGGCGGCGCTCGACGCCGAGTTCAGGGGGCTCGTGGCCCCGTTCGCCGGCCTGTTCGTGCTGGTAACCGCTGTCGCCGGGGTGGTATTGATGAGGGAGTCGCGGCGTATCGGACGGCTCGCCTTCCCACCGCGCGCCGTCCGAAGAGAGTCGAGGAGATAG
- a CDS encoding PP2C family protein-serine/threonine phosphatase — protein sequence MRRLRGPGSLRGVLAGLVGALAVVLTLLITVALTGMVTTAREYREGAQTALERQRAANGLLIDLLSAQSANRAYILLARGEDLAAYTTARSRYPGVMDDLRAVLAGEAPLEASAEAVDRTASLWFQEAVELIRLRRQGRIDEAVDRVDQGLSEARFNAFRAEHARLLEAIEQVRLDGLRDNDRRRRLTFYAIAAAALLTLIMVAVVSRQVWRRVGGPVALLSAGVTRVTRGRLSDPIPARREAVRELAELMEGFNLMQREVRQERDAVAAAARREAAQKTERELWETVQHGLLPARLPGVRGLRLAARYRPAERALLVGGDFYDAMVLPDGRLAVMVGDMAGHGASSAAQAAGLRFGWRTLVSVDPDPAKVLAGLNAQMGSPEQRAEGLFASIIYMLIDERGSVSFAPAGHPPPIVMTDGSCQPLEPARSGPLLGVFDAAEWPVTRTALPYGGTIVLYTDGLIEARQGADTFGVERACVVLEAERRSALELRVERMIEAARRHEDQSLRDDVVVLAVERPRPAR from the coding sequence GTGAGGCGGCTGCGCGGGCCGGGCTCGCTGCGCGGCGTCCTCGCCGGACTGGTCGGGGCGCTCGCGGTGGTGCTCACGCTCCTCATCACGGTCGCGCTGACCGGCATGGTCACCACGGCCCGCGAGTACCGGGAGGGCGCGCAGACCGCGCTCGAGCGCCAGCGCGCCGCCAACGGGCTGCTCATCGACCTGCTGAGCGCCCAGAGCGCCAACCGGGCCTACATCCTCCTGGCCCGCGGCGAGGACCTCGCCGCGTACACGACCGCGCGCTCGCGCTACCCGGGCGTGATGGACGACCTGCGCGCCGTGCTCGCCGGCGAGGCGCCCCTCGAGGCGTCGGCCGAGGCGGTCGACCGCACGGCGAGCCTCTGGTTCCAGGAGGCGGTCGAGCTCATCCGGCTGCGCCGCCAGGGGCGCATCGACGAGGCCGTCGACCGCGTGGACCAGGGCCTCAGCGAGGCCCGCTTCAACGCGTTCCGCGCCGAGCACGCGCGGCTGCTGGAGGCGATCGAGCAGGTGCGGCTCGACGGGCTGCGCGACAACGACCGGCGCCGCCGGCTCACCTTCTACGCCATCGCCGCCGCCGCCCTGCTGACCCTGATCATGGTGGCGGTCGTCTCGCGCCAGGTCTGGCGGCGGGTCGGCGGGCCGGTGGCGCTGCTCAGCGCCGGCGTCACGCGCGTCACGCGGGGCCGGCTGTCCGACCCCATCCCGGCGCGCCGCGAGGCCGTGCGCGAGCTCGCCGAGCTGATGGAGGGGTTCAACCTCATGCAGCGTGAGGTGCGCCAGGAGCGCGACGCGGTCGCGGCCGCCGCCCGGCGCGAGGCCGCCCAGAAGACCGAGCGCGAGCTGTGGGAGACGGTCCAGCACGGCCTGCTGCCCGCCCGGCTGCCCGGCGTGCGCGGGCTGCGCCTGGCCGCGCGGTACCGGCCCGCCGAGCGGGCCCTCCTGGTGGGCGGCGACTTCTACGACGCGATGGTGCTCCCCGACGGGCGCCTGGCGGTGATGGTGGGCGACATGGCGGGCCACGGCGCCTCCTCGGCCGCCCAGGCGGCGGGCCTGCGCTTCGGCTGGCGTACGCTGGTCTCGGTCGACCCCGACCCGGCGAAGGTGCTGGCCGGGCTCAACGCGCAGATGGGCTCGCCGGAGCAGCGCGCCGAGGGCCTGTTCGCCTCGATCATCTACATGCTCATCGACGAGCGGGGCTCGGTGAGCTTCGCCCCGGCCGGTCACCCGCCGCCGATCGTGATGACCGACGGCAGCTGCCAGCCGCTCGAGCCGGCCAGGTCGGGGCCGCTGCTCGGCGTGTTCGACGCCGCCGAGTGGCCGGTGACGCGCACCGCGCTGCCCTACGGCGGCACGATCGTGCTCTACACCGACGGCCTCATCGAGGCCCGCCAGGGCGCGGACACCTTCGGCGTGGAGCGGGCCTGCGTCGTGCTCGAGGCCGAGCGGCGGTCGGCGCTCGAGCTGCGCGTCGAGCGCATGATCGAGGCGGCCCGGCGCCACGAGGACCAGAGCCTGCGCGACGACGTCGTCGTGCTCGCCGTGGAGCGCCCGCGCCCCGCGCGCTGA
- a CDS encoding adenosine deaminase family protein produces the protein MNAPSFAPDEPLAELHAHLGGGVDAATMWELAHEQGIRLPYRDYWEFAAATNVGTGTEGLDGLDRIYHLTELIQSSPEGVFRAVHGMISGGYRSQRITTHEVRFNPAKRNRGGERDLDAIVMAAVHAIDRSTLQYPVRAGLVLMMDRGFPHELNAAVVERAIRFRDRGVVAIDIGGPRPGGSGPPYPYRDLAPLVARARDAGLGVTLHAGEEGVNAPDPAPYIEEMLQVLALGVDRVGHGIITAMEPRLQEAVLEAGVVLEICPTSNVRTGAVRDEAQMAEIVYVLESAGIPLVVATDGPEMIGTRLRAEYAMLVRLGALSREAARRANARAHDVSFITAPVRAAAP, from the coding sequence GTGAACGCCCCCTCGTTCGCGCCCGATGAGCCGCTCGCCGAGCTGCACGCGCACCTCGGCGGCGGCGTCGACGCGGCCACGATGTGGGAGCTGGCCCACGAGCAGGGCATCCGGCTGCCCTACCGCGACTACTGGGAGTTCGCGGCCGCCACGAACGTCGGCACCGGCACGGAGGGCCTCGACGGCCTCGACCGGATCTACCACCTCACGGAGCTCATCCAGAGCAGCCCGGAGGGGGTGTTCCGGGCGGTGCACGGGATGATCTCCGGCGGTTACCGCTCGCAGCGCATCACGACCCACGAGGTGCGCTTCAACCCCGCCAAGCGCAACCGCGGCGGCGAGCGCGACCTGGACGCCATCGTGATGGCGGCGGTCCACGCGATCGACCGCTCGACCCTGCAGTACCCCGTGCGCGCAGGGCTGGTGCTGATGATGGACCGCGGCTTCCCCCACGAGCTCAACGCGGCGGTCGTCGAGCGGGCGATCCGCTTCCGCGACCGGGGCGTCGTGGCGATCGACATCGGCGGCCCCCGGCCGGGCGGCAGCGGGCCGCCCTACCCGTACCGCGACCTGGCGCCGCTCGTGGCGCGGGCCCGCGACGCGGGCCTCGGCGTGACGCTCCACGCGGGCGAGGAGGGGGTCAACGCGCCCGACCCCGCGCCCTACATCGAGGAGATGCTCCAGGTGCTGGCCCTCGGGGTCGACCGGGTGGGGCACGGCATCATCACCGCGATGGAGCCGCGGCTGCAGGAGGCCGTGCTCGAGGCCGGCGTCGTGCTCGAGATCTGCCCCACCTCCAACGTGCGCACCGGCGCGGTGCGCGACGAGGCCCAGATGGCGGAGATCGTCTACGTGCTCGAGTCGGCCGGCATCCCGCTGGTGGTGGCGACCGACGGGCCCGAGATGATCGGCACCCGGCTGCGCGCCGAGTACGCGATGCTCGTGCGCCTGGGGGCGCTGTCGCGCGAGGCGGCCCGGCGCGCCAACGCCCGCGCCCACGACGTCTCGTTCATCACCGCGCCCGTGCGCGCGGCAGCACCGTGA
- the grxD gene encoding Grx4 family monothiol glutaredoxin → MSDTATMTEQEILDQITREVAENRVFLYMKGTPEMPRCGFSNQVVQILNHLGAEYGARDILADPRIREVLSSWSDWPTIPQLFVDGKLVGGCDIVTEMFQEGELQKVLPAAG, encoded by the coding sequence ATGAGCGACACGGCCACCATGACCGAGCAGGAGATCCTCGACCAGATCACCCGTGAGGTCGCCGAGAACCGGGTCTTCCTCTACATGAAGGGGACCCCCGAGATGCCGCGCTGCGGCTTCTCCAACCAGGTCGTCCAGATCCTCAACCACCTGGGCGCCGAGTACGGGGCCCGCGACATCCTGGCGGACCCGCGCATCCGCGAGGTGCTCTCCTCCTGGTCCGACTGGCCGACGATCCCGCAGCTGTTCGTCGACGGCAAGCTGGTCGGCGGCTGCGACATCGTCACCGAGATGTTCCAGGAGGGCGAGCTCCAGAAGGTCCTGCCGGCGGCGGGCTGA
- a CDS encoding cation:proton antiporter regulatory subunit gives MLEVRETRLPGVGTKFTLRTSRGDKVSSVVHMDGLREIYHYPEGDEEPHVITLNDEEARQLGAIIGGVVYRPQLVKDLEVALKDLVMEWIELPATSPLVGLTVATCRIRSSTGATIVAILRESGSLATPHPDEVLRADDTLVVIGRPATFEEIRRLVAEGPPD, from the coding sequence ATGCTCGAGGTCCGCGAGACCCGTCTCCCGGGAGTGGGCACGAAGTTCACGCTGCGCACCAGCCGCGGCGACAAGGTGTCGTCGGTCGTGCACATGGACGGCCTGCGCGAGATCTACCACTACCCCGAGGGCGACGAGGAGCCGCACGTCATCACCCTCAACGACGAGGAGGCGCGGCAGCTCGGCGCCATCATCGGCGGCGTCGTCTACCGGCCGCAGCTCGTCAAGGACCTCGAGGTCGCCCTCAAGGACCTCGTGATGGAGTGGATCGAGCTGCCGGCGACCAGCCCGCTGGTGGGCCTCACCGTCGCGACCTGTCGCATCCGCTCGTCCACCGGCGCCACGATCGTGGCGATCCTCCGCGAGTCGGGGTCGCTCGCCACGCCGCACCCGGACGAGGTGCTGCGCGCCGACGACACGCTCGTCGTCATCGGGCGGCCGGCCACCTTCGAGGAGATCCGGCGCCTCGTGGCGGAGGGGCCGCCCGACTGA
- a CDS encoding fibronectin type III domain-containing protein codes for MAHLTIAGNGAGGPGAAAAGGAAGAPGAAGAPGSGASAGLLLAPGASLTASVASGNGCAGAAPAAGPGDVAHAAPGCPGAAGDPGLAPLADTGGPVPTMRPSAGGAAADAVPAGPACAGADARGVALAAGAPCDAGAHELAPPLVVTGGATEISATAARVGGTVDGRGLATTYRIEIGATPAYGTATGEGALPPGAGPAAATAIVANLRPGTLYHYRVVATGPDGVATGEDRTFTTAAVAGRVAARPRVQGLTLRPRRVVAGRPVTLGLRLSLRASVRVIVERRVAGRRAGRRCLAVRPGAGVPRRARCILHRRVGVVTRRAAAGRVTLRVPARIGRARLAPGAYRVSVTAASAGRRSPAARATFTVLPRARAR; via the coding sequence ATGGCCCACCTGACGATCGCGGGCAACGGCGCCGGCGGCCCCGGCGCCGCGGCCGCGGGCGGCGCCGCCGGGGCGCCGGGCGCGGCGGGCGCCCCGGGATCTGGGGCGTCGGCGGGGCTGCTGCTGGCGCCGGGCGCTTCGCTGACCGCCTCGGTCGCGAGCGGCAACGGGTGCGCCGGCGCCGCGCCGGCCGCCGGGCCGGGCGACGTGGCGCACGCCGCCCCGGGCTGCCCCGGTGCGGCGGGCGACCCGGGCCTGGCGCCGCTCGCCGACACCGGCGGCCCGGTGCCGACCATGCGGCCGTCGGCCGGCGGCGCCGCCGCCGACGCCGTGCCCGCCGGCCCCGCATGCGCGGGCGCCGACGCGCGCGGCGTGGCGCTCGCGGCCGGGGCCCCCTGCGACGCCGGCGCGCACGAGCTGGCGCCGCCGCTGGTGGTGACCGGCGGCGCCACCGAGATCTCGGCGACCGCCGCCCGCGTGGGCGGGACGGTCGACGGCCGGGGCCTCGCGACCACCTACCGCATCGAGATCGGCGCCACGCCGGCGTACGGCACCGCCACCGGCGAGGGCGCCCTGCCGCCCGGCGCCGGGCCCGCGGCCGCCACCGCGATCGTGGCGAACCTGCGCCCCGGGACGCTCTACCACTACCGGGTGGTGGCCACCGGCCCCGACGGCGTGGCCACGGGCGAGGACCGCACCTTCACGACCGCGGCGGTCGCCGGCCGGGTCGCGGCGCGACCCCGCGTGCAGGGCCTCACCCTGCGTCCGCGGCGCGTGGTCGCGGGCCGCCCGGTCACGCTGGGCCTGCGCCTCAGCCTGCGGGCCAGCGTGCGGGTGATCGTGGAGCGCCGCGTCGCCGGCCGCCGGGCCGGCCGCCGCTGCCTCGCCGTGCGGCCCGGCGCGGGCGTGCCGCGCCGCGCGCGCTGCATCCTCCACCGGCGGGTGGGCGTCGTCACGCGGCGCGCCGCGGCGGGGCGCGTGACGCTGCGCGTGCCCGCGCGGATCGGCCGCGCGCGCCTCGCCCCGGGCGCCTACCGGGTGAGCGTGACCGCGGCCAGCGCCGGGCGGCGCTCGCCGGCCGCGCGGGCGACCTTCACGGTGCTGCCGCGCGCACGGGCGCGGTGA
- a CDS encoding BolA family protein: MADLDELRTMIEAALPGATAQIVDQGGGDHLAAQVVAPQFAGLSRLEQHKLVYAAVQPRFDDGSIHALALKTRAPEAT; encoded by the coding sequence ATGGCCGATCTCGACGAGCTCCGGACGATGATCGAGGCCGCGCTCCCGGGCGCGACCGCGCAGATCGTCGACCAGGGCGGCGGCGACCACCTCGCCGCGCAGGTGGTGGCGCCGCAGTTCGCCGGCCTCTCGCGCCTGGAGCAGCACAAGCTCGTCTACGCGGCGGTCCAGCCGCGCTTCGACGACGGCAGCATCCACGCGCTCGCCCTCAAGACCCGCGCACCGGAGGCGACATGA